A section of the Enterococcus montenegrensis genome encodes:
- a CDS encoding PadR family transcriptional regulator, which yields MDEALSDSVYAILLVLLKPQHGYAIMKEISEITNGYMEIGPASMYTNLKKLQKADYITLQENSDRKKVYQITTKGRKALEQDIERRRLFYEAGAALLAKNRELS from the coding sequence ATGGATGAGGCCTTGTCAGATAGTGTTTACGCGATTTTGCTCGTATTGCTAAAACCCCAACATGGCTATGCCATTATGAAAGAAATCAGTGAAATAACTAATGGCTACATGGAAATTGGTCCAGCCAGCATGTATACGAATTTGAAAAAACTACAAAAAGCCGATTACATCACGTTACAAGAAAATTCTGATCGTAAGAAAGTTTATCAGATTACTACAAAAGGTCGAAAAGCTTTGGAACAAGATATTGAACGCCGGCGTCTTTTTTATGAAGCAGGGGCAGCGTTATTGGCAAAAAATCGGGAACTAAGCTAA